One region of Pseudomonas sp. B21-040 genomic DNA includes:
- a CDS encoding methyl-accepting chemotaxis protein: MVVTAVHEMGLTVQEIAQNAGNAAVASQNARDEAMQAREVVGGSIRHIESMSDEIGIAAGAVGELAHQVASIDQVLAVIRGISEQTNLLALNAAIEAARAGDMGRGFAVVADEVRTLARRTQASTDEIQQMIGSLKQGAENAVSSMHSGQAATGTGVESSQRTGASLTAITGQVERISDMNHQVATATEEQSAVTEEINRNVQGISDLARATAGEVRACREDCQTLQRLADDLARQMGGFRLK, from the coding sequence ATGGTTGTCACCGCCGTCCATGAAATGGGCCTGACCGTGCAGGAAATTGCCCAGAACGCTGGCAATGCCGCCGTCGCCTCACAAAATGCCCGTGACGAAGCGATGCAGGCGCGGGAAGTGGTCGGCGGGTCTATCCGGCATATAGAAAGCATGTCCGATGAAATCGGCATTGCTGCCGGCGCGGTGGGCGAGTTGGCCCATCAGGTCGCGTCTATCGATCAAGTGCTGGCGGTGATTCGCGGGATATCCGAACAGACCAATTTGCTCGCGCTTAACGCCGCCATCGAAGCGGCGCGAGCCGGTGACATGGGCCGCGGATTTGCAGTGGTGGCGGATGAAGTGCGCACATTGGCGCGGCGCACTCAGGCCTCCACCGATGAAATTCAGCAGATGATCGGCAGCCTCAAACAGGGCGCCGAAAACGCGGTGTCATCGATGCATTCCGGGCAAGCCGCGACGGGCACGGGTGTTGAATCGAGCCAGCGCACCGGGGCGTCGTTGACGGCGATCACCGGACAGGTGGAGCGCATCAGCGACATGAACCATCAGGTGGCGACTGCCACGGAAGAGCAGTCGGCGGTGACCGAAGAGATCAACCGCAACGTGCAGGGGATTTCTGATTTGGCTCGCGCGACCGCCGGGGAAGTCAGGGCGTGCCGTGAAGACTGTCAGACGCTGCAGCGCCTGGCGGATGATCTGGCACGGCAGATGGGTGGGTTTCGCTTGAAGTGA